A window of Schistocerca cancellata isolate TAMUIC-IGC-003103 chromosome 1, iqSchCanc2.1, whole genome shotgun sequence genomic DNA:
CCGAGAAACATACAAAAATGCAAACGCCTTCTGAATAGACAAAACAGAAAGAGTTTTATGGCACTGCTGGCTGGGATACCGATTGTACCAGTATTAGGGTATTAGGACTCCTTCTTGTTCCATGGCTGACAGCACCTAACAAAGATAATTAGTCACTTTTTGTGTGTGCAAATGGGATCACCctgtggaaacatattgcctgaaaCAAAGTATGTTTGTGGCCTATGATATTAAATAAGAATTATGAATTTTCTTTTTGCACTGCCTTCTGGTTGAAGTCTATACATTACAAAATAATACAGAGAAGGTTTCATATACAGTTTTAACCATTCTCTTGTTTAATATTATATTTCATTAGCAATTAGAATTTCACCCTATGTAAATAAAgttcttcaaataatttttttattctttgtgcAGAAGAAAAACAATAAGCTACTTTCTGACCAGTTGTAAATGTAATTTCTATTTCATACTGAAGTTGTAACTCTAGCTGAAATCCAGTCTTAattctttatttaatgttacaggaaAAAATGTCGTCAACGAATGATGAATGTCTGCATACTGCTAATTTTTTGACATGGAGAAAAATACAGCTGAGCAGAGCTAAACTCAAAGCATCAAGCAAAACTTCTGCTCTTTTGTCAGGGTTTgcaatggtaagacaacaatttttcTTTGTGGTTAGGCTTATTGCCACAGTCTCGTGTATTTTGTTGAGATATATATAGTTTCTCAAAATTTTACCATATTAGTACTTCTAAAATTCAATGTCAAAAAAGTATTGGGAAACCCTGCAGTGGAGGTACATTGGCACAAGTTTCCTAAATTCATTGCATATTTGATGCAAGTATAAACATGTGGTAATACAAAGGGAAAACCATTGTtacagttaaataattttctgtttaaaattgtCAGCCTTTTCAGTTATTTTGCATCTGGTTGAATCTTTcactaaaataaaaaacaaacaatgtgagaTGTGTTACAATTTTATAACTGACACTTTTATTTTTCAGGTGGCAATGGTTGAACTTCAACTGGATaaagacacacctaaaaatttgctGATTGTTTTTACTGTGTGCACAACACTCCTTGTATCTGTTCATTTGTTGGCCCTTATGATTAGCACATGCATTCTTCCTCATATTGAAACCATCTGTAGCAGTGACAGCAAGTCCATAACTGTAGTTCAAGAATCTCCACATGAACGCCTTCATTGGTACATTGAAATAGCATGGTTTTTTTCTACTCTCTTGGGTTTGCTCCTCTTCCTATGTGAAGTGGCTATTATTTGTTGGGTAAAATTTTATCTGTTATCTACAGCAGCAGCTTGGACAACTTCAATTATTATGATACCAGTAATGATTATTTTTGTTGCGTTTGCAGTTCATTTTTACCATACACTTGTTATGCACAAATATGAGGTAACAGTATCTGGCATCAGAGAATTAGAGCTACTGAAAGAGCAAATAGAAGCTAGTGATCCTGAGGGAAGAAGTGACAAAACAGGAATATATGGAGGGATAcagattatataataatatgtgtaGCCTAGAGCAAATTCCCATCATTTTCAAACTGGGAAATGAAGCAAATATTGCTAAAAAAATAGTACCTGTCATAAAATCAGGTAAAAAGTCTTATAAGTTATATATTGTAAATTACATGACACAACTAATATGGTGCTTTATTTTATTATAGTGACAGCACTGAAATGTAATAAAAATCCTATGtaattgtgaaaataaagaaatgtaatggcagttataataaaatttcatttcaaaCACTTTTACACAGTCAATTGTTTAGAACTACCAAATTTAATTCCCTTACACTTTTAGTTCTTCCCAGGTACTCTTTTATTCCACAGGTAAAATTGTATGTTGCAACAGAGAAAGTGAGCTACACAATTATTTCAAAAACAGTTCCACGTTTTGAAACCAGTTTTTTGGCAAATGATGGTACGCAGATGGCACATAATTTTGTTTCATGGTTAATACTTGTAACtcttacaacaatgaaaaataaacaagtaaatatatGTAGTTGAGTCGAATACCTTTTGTAATAGCATCTAAAAGCTCTTAAAATGATAGTATCGCTGTTTTACTGAACTTATTGTAAAGGTATGTGAGAAATATAATGAAATTGAGGggcattttcattaaaatttttcactaTTAAAAGTGTTGTAAAACtggaaattcttttaaaaaaggtAGTAAAAGATGAAGTGAACCTGACcagaaattacaatacaaagaaaGCTCTAGTAGAATTTATGCTACAACTGTTGCACTACATGATTAATGGTAATTATGAACATATGGGTGAATAATTAGAATCCAGATTATCACCGAGTTATCAAATGAATGCAACTGGTCTCTCTTTTTTAAGTCACCAGTCTTTTGACTAGTTTGATGCTATTCATAAGCTATTTGTGTCATATGCCATTCTTGTAATTTCTACATAACTACTTCACACATCATCATCTATAAACTGTTGTCTGCATCTTCTGTttttcccctctactgctccttccaACACCAGACTAACTATTCCTGAATGCTGTAGCAGATGTCTCACTAACCTAGCCTTTCTTCCAGTGCGGTAAATATCTTTCACAGACTTCTATACTTAACTATTCTTTTTATTACTTCATTTCAAACCTTAATCTGTCCaggtaatttttaacattcttccatagcaccacatatcaaatgcttacaGTTTTTTCTTCACTGAATTTCCAATGCTCCACATTTTGCTTCGAGGCATAAACTTACAGGAACATCTTCCTCAGTTCCACATCTGTATCAACTTCAGCAGAACCCTCTACTGACAAAAGGTTTCTTTGCCTGTGCCAGTCTACTCGTGATCTATTTCTTCCTTTTGCTATCATGTGTAATTTTGTTACCTAAACAGAATAATTCATTCACTTCTTCAGCTACTGTGTCAgtcctaattttgatgttaagcaagTAACTAGTCTCATATCTTTCTCATTACatctacgagggcggttcagaaagtaacctccgatcggtcacagtgcgggttgttgggggagtagcgacgccatctgtgcgttcacgcactcaacaggtcagtcggcatcaagctgtGGTCGAGTGAacatcgtacctgcgctagtttagtttttgtggcagtttgaaatgtgtgctgcaatagaaaaccccgccaaatgtgaagtgcgtgctgtcataagggtttttacagccaaaggatattctgcagcagctattcatcgtgaactttgtgccgtgtacggaccaagagttatgagtgaaggagttgtccgtgaatgagtacgtttatttaaaagtggacgagaaaacgttcatgatgaagagaggagtggtagaccatcattggtgactgacgaactcgttcagacagttgatgcaaaagttcgtgaaaattgacgtttctcaatgtcggagttgtctactggttttccacagatttctaagactctcttgtacgagatagtgacagcaagattgggttaccgtaagttctgtgcacgatgggtgcccaaaattcttaccgaccaccacaaaactcaaagaatggcctctgcattagactttctgtcacgttatgaggacaaaggagaaccattgttaaacagaattgtgaccagtgacga
This region includes:
- the LOC126090121 gene encoding calcium release-activated calcium channel protein 1-like isoform X1, with product MYMSAVSMPIFGILKFKSSTREVIGVSTDTIGKFLMSEWSSSTGRRTIISPAYIKSYSSATTCPCSSGYAPEEKMSSTNDECLHTANFLTWRKIQLSRAKLKASSKTSALLSGFAMVAMVELQLDKDTPKNLLIVFTVCTTLLVSVHLLALMISTCILPHIETICSSDSKSITVVQESPHERLHWYIEIAWFFSTLLGLLLFLCEVAIICWVKFYLLSTAAAWTTSIIMIPVMIIFVAFAVHFYHTLVMHKYEVTVSGIRELELLKEQIEASDPEGRSDKTGIYGGIQII
- the LOC126090121 gene encoding calcium release-activated calcium channel protein 1-like isoform X4, whose translation is MSEWSSSTGRRTIISPAYIKSYSSATTCPCSSGYAPEEKMSSTNDECLHTANFLTWRKIQLSRAKLKASSKTSALLSGFAMVAMVELQLDKDTPKNLLIVFTVCTTLLVSVHLLALMISTCILPHIETICSSDSKSITVVQESPHERLHWYIEIAWFFSTLLGLLLFLCEVAIICWVKFYLLSTAAAWTTSIIMIPVMIIFVAFAVHFYHTLVMHKYEVTVSGIRELELLKEQIEASDPEGRSDKTGIYGGIQII
- the LOC126090121 gene encoding calcium release-activated calcium channel protein 1-like isoform X3 encodes the protein MSDKSSSAILKKPAPTFFPFYSRQYSGNNNSPWFTGSLYNEKMSSTNDECLHTANFLTWRKIQLSRAKLKASSKTSALLSGFAMVAMVELQLDKDTPKNLLIVFTVCTTLLVSVHLLALMISTCILPHIETICSSDSKSITVVQESPHERLHWYIEIAWFFSTLLGLLLFLCEVAIICWVKFYLLSTAAAWTTSIIMIPVMIIFVAFAVHFYHTLVMHKYEVTVSGIRELELLKEQIEASDPEGRSDKTGIYGGIQII